In Aeromicrobium sp. A1-2, the DNA window ACCAGGTGCGCCGCGCTGTGGCCATCGGAGTGGCGAAGGTCAACGTCAACACCGAGCTGCGCCGGGCACACCTGGCGGCTCTTCGTTCTCAGCACGACCGCGACGGTGATGACATCCGGCCCGTGCGTCGACGCGCGATTGACGAGATGGCTCAGGTGGCCGAAAGATTCGTGAGCCTGCTGAGTCCGCCGGGTCCGGCTAGTCGATCGTAGGCGCGGGGGTCGGGCCGTCTAGTTCTCGTTCAGGTACTGCCGGAGCCCGCCCATCGCCCGGTCGACCAGGCCGAGCAGAGGGGCGGTCTCGTCGGCAAGCCATTGCTCGTAGGCGGAGATCGCCAGGGCGAGGCTCACGTGACCGACGACCCGGGGGAGCATGTCATCCGGGGCTAGGTCGAGACGGGCTGCGACATAGTCCGAGATCACCCGGCGCCACTCCGCGTACTGGTGGACCGAGTGCGCCTGGAGCGCCGGCGTGGTGAGGATCAGCGCCATGCGTTGGCGGTGCAGGCGCGTCGTGTCAGCGTCGAAGTCGTTGAATGCGAGCACACCTCGGTGGATCGCCTCCCACAAGGGGATGTCCAGGGGCATCGATGCGAGGATCCCGCGGAACGCGTCGAGACTTGCACCGAACTCTCCCCAGGGGATGTCGTTCTTGGAGTTGTAGTAGCGGAACAGGGTGCGCCGACCTACTCCAACCTCGGCGGCGAGCGCATCCAGCGTGGTCTTCTCGAATCCGCGCTCGTCGAAGAGGCGGAAGGCCGCCTGCTCGATCTCGGCGTGCGTCGTGGCGACGGGCCGGCCAGGCATCGTGCGAGGAGAAGCCGCTGCGGTCATGGCAGGAACATACCAATTCCTTTCGAGGGGCTTCCTTTTTGGCCCTCGGTGCCATTAATATGTGTCTCACACCACAACCTAGGAGTGACCATGAGCATCGACGCCCCCACCAACGAGCCCAGCACGACCGACGAAGCCCCGGTGACCGCCGAGTCGCTGATCGAGGAAGTTTCGATCGACGGCATGTGCGGCGTCTACTGAGTCGTCGACGATGACCGAGATGATCGACCAGGCCTGGGACCTGTCGCCGGCGGTGGCATTGCGCCCGGAGCCGTTCGGCGCCATGGCGTACCACTTCGGCAACCGCAAGCTCACGTTCCTGAAGCGCAACGAGCTTGTCGCCGTCGTCCGAGCACTTTCCGATCACGCTGACGTGCGCGACGCGCTGACGTCGGTCGGCATCCGTGAGGCTGACTGGCCGGGATACGTTGCCGCTCTTGAAGGCCTCGCCGCCACCGACATGATCCGCCCGCGCACGACCACCAAGGAAGCAGTGGCATGACGATCCTTCAGAACCGGCCGGTCATCGACCGCCCCAAAGACGCCTCCCTCATCGAGCAGTTCGAGCTGGGACTTGACGCC includes these proteins:
- the mftR gene encoding mycofactocin system transcriptional regulator (MftR, the mycofactocin system transcriptional regulator, is an uncharacterized TetR family DNA-binding transcription factor. Its role is inferred by context. It occurs as part of the biosynthesis locus for mycofactocin, a partially characterized electron carrier derived from the terminal Val-Tyr dipeptide of the precursor peptide MftA, through a radical SAM enzyme-mediated process.), producing the protein MTAAASPRTMPGRPVATTHAEIEQAAFRLFDERGFEKTTLDALAAEVGVGRRTLFRYYNSKNDIPWGEFGASLDAFRGILASMPLDIPLWEAIHRGVLAFNDFDADTTRLHRQRMALILTTPALQAHSVHQYAEWRRVISDYVAARLDLAPDDMLPRVVGHVSLALAISAYEQWLADETAPLLGLVDRAMGGLRQYLNEN
- the mftA gene encoding mycofactocin precursor MftA (Mycofactocin is a small molecule electron carrier derived from the final two amino acids, Val-Tyr, of MftA, the mycofactocin precursor. It plays a role in redox homeostasis and the metabolism of alcohols and aldehydes in Actinobacteria, including Mycobacterium tuberculosis.): MSIDAPTNEPSTTDEAPVTAESLIEEVSIDGMCGVY
- the mftB gene encoding mycofactocin biosynthesis chaperone MftB (MftB, a small protein, is a peptide chaperone that assists the radical SAM enzyme MftC in performing two modifications to the C-terminal Val-Tyr dipeptide of the mycofactocin precursor peptide, MftA. MftB's role is analogous to the role of PqqD in the biosynthesis of PQQ, a cofactor that derives entirely from a Tyr and a Glu in the precursor PqqA.), which gives rise to MTEMIDQAWDLSPAVALRPEPFGAMAYHFGNRKLTFLKRNELVAVVRALSDHADVRDALTSVGIREADWPGYVAALEGLAATDMIRPRTTTKEAVA